The Candidatus Mycosynbacter amalyticus genome contains the following window.
GTCTGCAAATGAGCTAGTTTTTTATCTCTACTCCAGCCATGATTACATCGCCAATTACGTAGAGTACTGGTGCATCTTTGGCTGCATCTTGATCCGTCTTGTCTTCGACGCCACCAAGAATAGCCGAGGTTTGGTTACGCACAATCACATTGCGAGGTACGATCAACTCTATTCCACCCCAAAACGTAAACAATTCGACGGTCGCCTCTTTCTTGATTTTCGCCTTGCGCAGGTCGAGCTTCGTACCACCCATCACAGCAGTAAGTTTACTACCCTTGAAGTCGGTCGATGTATTCATCTGTTCACTACCGCCCAGTATGGCCGTCATGTCGTCGCGTTCGGCCTTGCTCACCTTGTGGCCAGGCGAACGACTAAATACGATAGAAAGCCCAACGACAATCACCACTGCTGGCCAAAATAATTGCCAGGGATCAACATCCACTACATCAAGTTCGCGCAGCTGAAACAGCACACCGACACCCGTCACTACAATTGCCCACAAGTAGCTGCGGGTGTCGTTGATAAACATCACTAGTCCAGCCAATATCACAAGCAGAGGCCACCATG
Protein-coding sequences here:
- a CDS encoding cell wall-active antibiotics response protein, which encodes MKSQIVRIVTGLVIVAVGVGFLLDSANVIEFGEFAATWWPLLVILAGLVMFINDTRSYLWAIVVTGVGVLFQLRELDVVDVDPWQLFWPAVVIVVGLSIVFSRSPGHKVSKAERDDMTAILGGSEQMNTSTDFKGSKLTAVMGGTKLDLRKAKIKKEATVELFTFWGGIELIVPRNVIVRNQTSAILGGVEDKTDQDAAKDAPVLYVIGDVIMAGVEIKN